Proteins encoded together in one Variovorax paradoxus window:
- a CDS encoding cell division protein FtsQ/DivIB → MADSIPAPFDVKLMNIVSNLAFAVVALMLLAAGAWWVLRQPFFPIAGIKVDGDVTHNNEVTLRANVAPQLAGNFFTVDLARARTAFESVPWVRKAVVRREFPNRLRVTLTEQVPVANWGDEAGSKLINGFGDVFEANVAEVDDRLPRLDGPIEQAGQVLGMYRVIAPIFQPYDFSVDELTLSSRGSWKVVLNSGAEIELGRGQPEEVAARAQRFLKTVTQVAGQYHRTAADVEGADLRHNDAYALRLRGVTTVVTDPKTKKK, encoded by the coding sequence ATGGCCGACAGCATCCCCGCGCCTTTCGACGTCAAGCTCATGAACATCGTCTCGAACCTCGCGTTCGCGGTGGTGGCGCTCATGCTGCTGGCGGCGGGTGCATGGTGGGTGCTGCGGCAGCCTTTCTTTCCCATTGCCGGCATCAAGGTCGACGGTGACGTGACGCACAACAACGAAGTGACCTTGCGCGCCAACGTGGCGCCCCAGCTCGCGGGCAACTTCTTCACGGTCGATCTTGCCCGCGCGAGAACGGCCTTCGAGTCGGTGCCCTGGGTGCGCAAGGCGGTGGTGAGGCGCGAGTTTCCGAACAGGCTGCGCGTCACGCTGACCGAGCAGGTGCCCGTGGCCAACTGGGGCGACGAGGCGGGCTCGAAGCTGATCAACGGCTTCGGCGATGTGTTCGAAGCCAACGTGGCCGAGGTGGACGACCGCCTGCCGCGCCTGGACGGCCCCATCGAGCAGGCCGGCCAGGTGCTGGGCATGTACCGCGTGATTGCGCCGATCTTCCAGCCCTACGACTTCAGCGTCGACGAGCTCACGCTCTCGAGCCGGGGCAGCTGGAAGGTGGTGCTCAACAGCGGCGCCGAAATCGAGCTTGGCCGCGGCCAGCCCGAAGAAGTGGCCGCCCGCGCACAACGTTTCCTGAAGACCGTGACGCAGGTCGCGGGCCAATACCACCGCACCGCGGCGGACGTCGAAGGGGCCGATCTGCGCCACAACGATGCCTATGCGTTGCGCCTTCGTGGCGTCACCACGGTCGTTACCGACCCGAAGACCAAGAAGAAGTAA
- the ftsA gene encoding cell division protein FtsA, producing MPKEYKDLVVGLDIGTAKVMVVVAEVLPGGELKLAGLGIAPSNGLKRGVVVNIDATVQSIQQALKEAELMADCKISRVYTGITGSHIRGINSSGMVAVKDKEVTPADVARVVETARAINISSDQRLLLVEPQEFVIDGQDVKEPIGMSGMRLEAKVHIVTGAQSAAENIIKCVRRCGLEVDQLMLNPLASSQAVLTEDERELGVVLVDIGAGTTDVAIFTNGAIRHTAVIPIAGDLITSDIAMALRTPTKDAEDIKVENGYAKQLLADPDTQVEVPGLGDRGPRMLSKQALAGVIEPRIEEIFSLVQQVVRESGYEEVLSSGVVLTGGSAVMPGMVELGEDIFLKPVRRGIPKYSSALSDMVAQPRAATVMGLLEEARFARMRGFKVAQKNGSVKTAFGRFKDFIVGNF from the coding sequence ATGCCCAAAGAATACAAAGACCTGGTTGTCGGACTCGACATCGGCACCGCCAAGGTGATGGTGGTGGTGGCCGAGGTGCTGCCCGGCGGTGAACTCAAGCTGGCCGGACTCGGCATTGCACCGAGCAACGGCCTGAAGCGCGGCGTGGTTGTGAACATCGACGCCACCGTTCAAAGCATCCAGCAGGCCTTGAAGGAGGCCGAGCTGATGGCCGACTGCAAGATCAGCCGCGTCTACACGGGCATTACCGGCAGCCACATCCGCGGCATCAATTCGAGCGGCATGGTGGCGGTGAAGGACAAGGAAGTGACGCCGGCCGATGTGGCCCGCGTGGTGGAAACCGCGCGCGCCATCAACATCTCGAGCGACCAGCGCCTGTTGCTGGTGGAGCCGCAGGAGTTCGTGATCGACGGCCAGGACGTGAAGGAGCCGATCGGCATGAGCGGCATGCGGCTCGAAGCCAAGGTGCATATCGTGACCGGCGCACAGAGCGCGGCCGAGAACATCATCAAGTGCGTGCGCCGCTGCGGCCTGGAGGTCGACCAGCTGATGCTCAACCCGCTCGCCTCGAGCCAGGCGGTGCTGACCGAGGACGAGCGCGAGCTCGGCGTGGTGCTGGTGGACATCGGCGCGGGCACGACCGACGTGGCGATCTTCACCAACGGCGCAATCCGCCACACGGCCGTGATTCCGATTGCGGGCGACCTCATTACCAGCGACATCGCCATGGCGCTGCGCACACCCACCAAGGACGCCGAAGACATCAAGGTGGAGAACGGCTATGCCAAGCAACTGCTGGCCGACCCCGACACGCAGGTGGAAGTGCCCGGCCTTGGTGATCGCGGCCCGCGCATGCTGAGCAAGCAGGCGCTGGCCGGTGTGATCGAGCCGCGCATCGAAGAGATCTTTTCGCTCGTGCAGCAGGTGGTGCGCGAGTCGGGCTATGAAGAGGTGCTGTCTTCGGGCGTGGTGCTCACGGGCGGCAGCGCGGTGATGCCCGGCATGGTCGAGCTGGGGGAAGACATCTTCCTGAAGCCCGTGCGGCGCGGCATTCCGAAATATTCGAGCGCGCTGTCCGACATGGTCGCACAGCCGCGCGCCGCCACTGTGATGGGTTTGCTCGAAGAAGCGCGCTTCGCACGCATGCGCGGCTTCAAGGTCGCGCAGAAGAACGGATCCGTAAAGACTGCGTTCGGACGTTTCAAGGACTTCATCGTGGGGAACTTCTGA
- the ftsZ gene encoding cell division protein FtsZ: MTIEMIEVEEFNQGTQIKVIGVGGGGGNAVAHMMERGVQGVQFVCANTDAQALQRSNAHKNIQLGTSGLGAGSKPDKGREAAELAVDDIRAAIDGAHMLFITAGMGGGTGTGAAPVIARVAKEMGILTVGVVTKPFDWEGGRRMTNADAGLAELEANVDSLIVVLNEKLLDVLGEDITQDEAFAHANDVLKNAVGGISEIINEYGGVNVDFEDVRTVMGEPGKAMMGTAAAAGPDRARIAAEQAVACPLLEGIDLSGAKGVLVLVTASKGSLKLNESKLAMNTIRAYASPDAHVIYGAAYDESLGDEMRVTVVATGLSRADARRQAPTLEVIRTGTDNIPFNVPTLGTGHAGHGGHGVSQPNYDGMAVPSVWRTNRTMAAAKVDALSSGGMDDFEIPAFLRRQAD; encoded by the coding sequence ATGACCATCGAAATGATCGAAGTCGAAGAATTCAACCAAGGCACTCAGATCAAGGTGATCGGAGTGGGCGGCGGTGGCGGCAATGCCGTCGCGCACATGATGGAGCGTGGCGTGCAGGGCGTGCAGTTCGTCTGCGCCAACACCGACGCGCAGGCGCTCCAGCGCAGCAATGCCCACAAGAACATCCAGCTGGGCACCAGCGGCCTGGGCGCGGGCAGCAAGCCCGACAAGGGTCGTGAAGCGGCCGAGCTCGCGGTGGACGACATCCGTGCGGCCATCGACGGCGCGCACATGCTGTTCATCACCGCCGGCATGGGCGGCGGCACCGGCACCGGCGCGGCTCCCGTGATCGCACGCGTGGCGAAGGAAATGGGCATCCTCACCGTGGGTGTGGTGACCAAGCCCTTCGACTGGGAGGGCGGCCGCCGCATGACCAACGCCGACGCCGGCCTGGCCGAGCTCGAGGCGAATGTCGATTCGCTGATCGTGGTGCTCAACGAGAAGCTGCTCGACGTGCTGGGCGAGGACATCACCCAGGACGAAGCATTCGCGCATGCCAACGACGTGCTGAAGAACGCCGTGGGCGGCATCTCGGAAATCATCAACGAGTACGGCGGCGTGAACGTCGACTTCGAAGACGTGCGCACCGTGATGGGTGAGCCCGGCAAGGCCATGATGGGCACGGCCGCCGCTGCCGGCCCCGACCGCGCGCGCATCGCCGCCGAACAGGCCGTGGCTTGCCCGCTGCTCGAAGGCATCGACCTCTCGGGCGCCAAGGGCGTGCTGGTGCTGGTGACCGCATCGAAGGGTTCGCTGAAGCTGAACGAATCGAAGCTCGCGATGAACACCATCCGCGCCTACGCTTCGCCCGATGCGCACGTGATCTACGGCGCTGCCTACGACGAAAGCCTGGGCGACGAGATGCGCGTGACCGTGGTGGCCACCGGCCTCTCGCGCGCCGACGCACGCCGCCAGGCACCGACGCTCGAAGTGATTCGTACCGGCACCGACAACATCCCGTTCAACGTGCCAACGCTCGGCACGGGCCATGCGGGCCATGGCGGCCACGGCGTGAGCCAGCCCAACTATGACGGCATGGCGGTTCCCAGCGTGTGGCGTACCAACCGCACGATGGCCGCTGCCAAGGTGGACGCACTGTCGTCGGGCGGCATGGACGACTTCGAGATTCCCGCATTCCTGCGCCGTCAAGCTGACTGA
- the lpxC gene encoding UDP-3-O-acyl-N-acetylglucosamine deacetylase produces the protein MLQQRTLKSISRAVGVGLHSGQRVELTLRPAPADTGIVFRRVDLPEPVDIRMTAEAVTDTRLASTVSTGGAKVQTVEHLMSACAGLGIDNLYIDITADEVPILDGSASSFVFLLQSAGIELQKAPRRFIRVTRKVEVREGEGANEKWASLEPYHGYKLSFEIDFDHRVVNSTGQRVEFDLGSDSYSRDIARARTFGFTKEVEYMRSKGLALGGGLDNAIVMDDTKVLNAGGLRYDDEFVKHKILDAMGDLYIIGKPLLAAYTAFRSGHALNNKLLRELLANSDAYEVVTFEDEKRAPRGFGEVARAW, from the coding sequence GTGCTGCAACAAAGAACCCTCAAGTCGATCAGCCGCGCCGTGGGCGTGGGGCTTCACAGCGGACAACGCGTGGAGCTCACGCTGCGCCCGGCGCCGGCGGACACGGGCATCGTGTTCCGGCGCGTCGACCTGCCCGAGCCGGTCGACATCCGCATGACCGCTGAAGCGGTAACCGACACGCGGCTGGCTTCCACGGTTTCGACCGGCGGGGCCAAGGTGCAGACCGTCGAGCATTTGATGTCTGCCTGTGCAGGCCTGGGCATCGACAACCTCTACATCGACATCACGGCCGACGAAGTGCCGATCCTCGACGGATCGGCCTCGTCGTTCGTGTTCCTGCTTCAAAGCGCAGGCATCGAACTGCAGAAGGCGCCGCGCCGCTTCATTCGTGTGACCCGCAAGGTCGAGGTGCGCGAGGGCGAGGGCGCCAACGAGAAATGGGCGAGCCTGGAGCCGTACCACGGCTACAAGCTGAGCTTCGAGATCGACTTCGACCACCGCGTGGTCAATTCCACCGGCCAGCGCGTGGAGTTCGACCTGGGTTCCGACTCTTACAGCCGCGACATTGCGCGCGCCCGAACCTTCGGCTTTACCAAAGAGGTCGAATACATGCGCAGCAAGGGCCTGGCGCTTGGCGGCGGGCTCGACAACGCCATCGTGATGGACGACACCAAGGTGCTCAATGCCGGCGGATTGCGCTACGACGACGAGTTCGTGAAGCACAAGATCCTCGACGCCATGGGCGACCTGTACATCATCGGCAAGCCGCTGTTGGCCGCTTACACCGCGTTCCGCTCGGGCCATGCGCTCAACAACAAGTTGCTGCGCGAACTGCTGGCCAACAGCGACGCCTACGAGGTTGTGACCTTCGAAGACGAAAAGCGCGCACCGCGCGGTTTCGGCGAAGTGGCGCGGGCCTGGTAG
- the ruvC gene encoding crossover junction endodeoxyribonuclease RuvC, which yields MRILGIDPGLLTTGFGVVDADGHALRYVASGTISTRHLGSGNLPARLKVLFDGIAEIAERYQPDASAVEIIFVNVNPQSTLLLGQARGACVTSLVNSKLTVAEYTALQMKKAVAGHGQAAKAQVQEMVKRLLDLPGLPGADAADALGIAITHAQVGRSMARLAEAADLSKTHAGTYRQGRSR from the coding sequence ATGCGCATTCTCGGCATCGACCCCGGCCTTCTCACCACCGGCTTCGGCGTGGTGGACGCGGACGGCCACGCGCTGCGCTACGTGGCAAGCGGCACCATCAGCACACGGCACCTGGGCAGCGGCAACCTGCCGGCCCGCCTCAAGGTGCTGTTCGACGGCATTGCCGAAATCGCAGAGCGCTACCAGCCCGATGCTTCGGCGGTCGAAATCATTTTCGTCAACGTCAATCCGCAGTCGACGCTCCTGCTGGGCCAGGCGCGCGGCGCTTGCGTAACCTCGCTGGTCAACAGCAAGCTCACGGTGGCCGAATACACCGCGCTGCAGATGAAGAAAGCCGTCGCCGGCCACGGCCAGGCCGCCAAGGCGCAAGTGCAGGAAATGGTGAAGCGCCTGCTCGACCTGCCCGGCTTGCCCGGCGCAGACGCGGCCGACGCGCTCGGCATTGCCATCACCCATGCGCAGGTGGGCCGCTCGATGGCGCGGTTGGCCGAGGCGGCCGATCTGTCGAAAACGCATGCCGGCACTTACCGGCAAGGGCGCTCGAGGTAG
- a CDS encoding phosphatidate cytidylyltransferase, with protein sequence MNQFLRSLTATQQVATLFLIVFGLLVIASTAALFLSFRERRNPVHDAAWQAELAHYRKLLGTTWFMVIVFWVGWALGETVATVLFALIAFFALREFITLSPTRRGDHRSLILAFFVVLPIQFWLVGTARFDLFTVFIPVYVFLAIPVASALANDPSHFLERNAKLQWGIMVCIYGMSHVPALLLLSFPGYEGKSAFLVFFLVFVVQTSVLVQHVISRRTQRKPFAPNVSRSFNWTSWGIGIVVASLVGALFSFITPFKFGQALAVSFIACIAGSMGHLVMKALKRDRGIPNWGKKGVGVTGANGLLDRVDALCFAAPIFFHSIRWYFNV encoded by the coding sequence ATGAACCAGTTCCTGCGCAGCCTCACCGCGACTCAGCAAGTCGCGACCCTGTTCCTCATCGTCTTCGGCCTGCTCGTGATTGCAAGCACGGCAGCGCTCTTCCTGAGCTTCAGGGAGCGCCGCAACCCCGTGCACGACGCCGCATGGCAAGCCGAGCTCGCCCACTACCGCAAACTGCTGGGCACTACCTGGTTCATGGTGATCGTGTTCTGGGTCGGCTGGGCCTTGGGCGAAACTGTGGCCACCGTGCTGTTCGCGCTCATTGCGTTCTTCGCGCTGCGCGAGTTCATCACGCTCTCGCCCACACGGCGCGGCGACCACCGCAGCCTCATCCTCGCATTCTTCGTGGTGCTCCCGATCCAGTTCTGGCTCGTCGGCACCGCGCGTTTCGACCTGTTCACCGTGTTCATTCCGGTCTACGTGTTTCTTGCGATTCCCGTGGCAAGCGCACTCGCCAACGATCCGAGCCACTTTCTCGAGCGCAATGCCAAGCTGCAATGGGGCATCATGGTCTGCATCTACGGCATGAGCCATGTGCCGGCGCTGCTTCTGCTGAGCTTTCCGGGCTACGAAGGCAAGAGCGCCTTTCTCGTGTTCTTTTTGGTGTTCGTCGTGCAGACCTCGGTGCTGGTGCAGCATGTGATCTCGCGCCGCACGCAACGCAAACCCTTTGCGCCCAACGTCAGCCGCAGCTTCAACTGGACCAGTTGGGGCATAGGCATCGTGGTAGCCAGCTTGGTAGGCGCGTTGTTCTCGTTCATCACGCCCTTCAAGTTCGGCCAGGCGCTTGCGGTGTCGTTCATCGCCTGCATTGCAGGCTCCATGGGCCACCTGGTGATGAAGGCGCTCAAGCGCGACCGCGGCATTCCCAACTGGGGCAAGAAGGGTGTCGGCGTGACTGGTGCCAACGGCCTGCTCGACCGTGTGGACGCACTGTGTTTTGCGGCGCCCATCTTCTTTCATTCGATCCGCTGGTACTTCAACGTCTGA
- a CDS encoding 1-acyl-sn-glycerol-3-phosphate acyltransferase, which yields MLAKLTGWLLLGIVRLLTGAQARWYGCPPKAEQRIYFANHQSHADLVMIWAALPEELRSITRPIAARDYWANTPFKRWITTEVFNAVYVERAATAPASAAPAAAAAAEPEAPPAPVRVTVTAPAERIEPSMEPLLPAAPMAPPIVDVTPEAFDEVQGRLDLPAPPPPPPAAPSVEPPAVMAEAAPSESAAASAPDPLAPLVEALRSGDSIIIFPEGTRGHTGEPQKFKSGLYTLATLFPEVVLVPAWIDNVQRVMPKGEIVPVPILCSVTFGAPIRVEEGEERRPFLDRARAAVIALRDV from the coding sequence ATGCTGGCAAAGCTCACAGGTTGGTTGTTGTTGGGAATCGTCCGGTTGCTCACCGGGGCCCAGGCACGCTGGTACGGCTGTCCGCCCAAGGCCGAGCAGCGCATCTATTTCGCCAATCACCAGAGCCACGCCGATCTCGTGATGATCTGGGCCGCCCTGCCCGAGGAGCTGCGCAGCATCACGCGGCCCATTGCCGCGCGCGACTACTGGGCCAATACGCCGTTCAAGCGATGGATCACGACGGAGGTGTTCAACGCGGTGTATGTTGAACGGGCGGCCACTGCGCCCGCTTCGGCAGCACCGGCGGCAGCCGCTGCGGCGGAACCTGAGGCGCCGCCCGCGCCAGTACGCGTCACCGTTACAGCGCCGGCCGAGCGCATCGAGCCTTCGATGGAGCCGCTGTTGCCGGCGGCGCCGATGGCACCGCCTATCGTCGATGTCACCCCCGAGGCGTTCGACGAAGTGCAAGGGCGGCTCGATCTTCCGGCGCCGCCGCCTCCCCCGCCGGCTGCCCCCTCTGTCGAACCGCCGGCCGTGATGGCTGAAGCAGCGCCGTCCGAGTCCGCTGCGGCCTCCGCGCCCGATCCGCTCGCACCTTTGGTCGAAGCGCTGCGCAGCGGCGACTCGATCATCATCTTTCCCGAAGGCACGCGCGGCCACACGGGCGAGCCGCAGAAGTTCAAGTCCGGCCTCTACACACTCGCCACGCTGTTTCCCGAAGTGGTGCTGGTGCCGGCATGGATCGACAACGTGCAGCGCGTCATGCCCAAGGGCGAGATCGTGCCGGTGCCGATCTTGTGCTCGGTCACGTTCGGTGCGCCGATCCGCGTGGAAGAAGGCGAAGAGCGCCGCCCTTTCCTGGATCGCGCGCGTGCCGCGGTGATCGCCTTGCGCGACGTCTGA
- a CDS encoding DUF2809 domain-containing protein: MIRVMRWRFDPLSLVWAVALFFVLVLLATVGARWGWLRSFFGDVLAVAWVYVVFKTFIAARVLPLALAALGVGLAVELGQLLASAWHLHIPNRTLRIVLGSTADWWDVAAYLIGFAAVLAIEALYGAIRAARLQASAPRSSKPAR; this comes from the coding sequence ATGATACGGGTCATGCGATGGCGTTTCGATCCTCTTTCTCTGGTGTGGGCGGTGGCCCTGTTCTTTGTTCTCGTGCTGCTGGCCACCGTCGGCGCGCGCTGGGGCTGGCTGCGGAGTTTCTTCGGCGACGTGCTGGCCGTGGCATGGGTGTACGTCGTCTTCAAGACTTTCATTGCCGCGCGCGTTCTGCCCTTGGCGCTGGCCGCGTTGGGCGTGGGCCTGGCGGTCGAACTGGGGCAGTTACTGGCATCGGCCTGGCACCTGCACATTCCGAATCGCACGCTGCGCATCGTGCTCGGCAGCACGGCCGACTGGTGGGACGTGGCGGCCTACCTGATCGGCTTTGCGGCCGTGCTGGCCATCGAAGCGCTGTATGGCGCTATCAGGGCAGCTCGGTTGCAGGCATCCGCGCCACGATCGTCGAAGCCCGCCCGCTGA
- a CDS encoding transglycosylase domain-containing protein yields the protein MKGLLRLIGCLLVAGVALELFFVARIAAMAVIAPQSTAFQRSEAWQIAIHQGSKGAWRQEWVPYAQISDNLKRAVIASEDADFIDHNGVEWEAIERARQRNAKAEELAARRAARAIARGKPVRPVQLRGGSTITQQLAKNLLLSGERTLLRKGQELVLAMTLEVLLDKRRILEIYLNNVEWGEGVFGAEAAAQYYFKKPASRLSAGEAARLAVMLPSPKFFERRLGSSSYLSGRASTIVARMPATELP from the coding sequence ATGAAGGGGCTGCTGCGGCTGATCGGCTGCCTGCTGGTGGCGGGCGTGGCGCTCGAGCTTTTCTTTGTGGCGCGCATCGCGGCCATGGCCGTGATCGCTCCGCAGAGCACGGCGTTCCAGCGCTCCGAAGCCTGGCAGATTGCGATTCACCAGGGCAGCAAGGGCGCTTGGCGCCAGGAGTGGGTGCCCTACGCGCAGATCAGCGACAACCTCAAGCGTGCGGTCATCGCCAGCGAGGATGCCGACTTCATCGACCACAACGGCGTGGAGTGGGAAGCCATCGAGCGCGCCCGGCAACGCAATGCCAAGGCCGAAGAGCTCGCGGCCCGGCGCGCGGCGCGTGCCATTGCGCGCGGCAAGCCGGTGCGGCCGGTGCAGCTGCGGGGCGGCTCCACCATCACGCAGCAGCTCGCAAAGAACCTGCTGCTCTCCGGCGAGCGCACACTACTGCGCAAGGGCCAGGAGCTGGTGCTTGCCATGACGCTCGAGGTGCTGCTCGACAAGCGGCGCATCCTCGAGATCTATCTCAACAACGTGGAATGGGGCGAAGGCGTGTTCGGCGCCGAAGCCGCAGCCCAGTACTACTTCAAGAAACCCGCCTCACGCCTGAGCGCGGGCGAAGCCGCACGCCTGGCGGTGATGCTGCCGAGTCCCAAGTTCTTCGAGCGCCGGCTGGGGTCTTCTTCTTACCTCAGCGGGCGGGCTTCGACGATCGTGGCGCGGATGCCTGCAACCGAGCTGCCCTGA
- the aroE gene encoding shikimate dehydrogenase, whose amino-acid sequence MDLYCVMGNPVEHSRSPRIHARFAELCGQQQMAYTRRLVPIGAFAEGVASFRREAAEQGNVARGCNVTVPFKFDAAALAQHTSERAQLAQAVNMLRFEADGSIHADNTDGIGLVNDIVRNAAVPLAGCELLLIGAGGAAAGVLGPLLDAGASRIVVANRTVGKAMALVQRHAALALRHGATLEAWALDEVPGNFDVVINATASSLAGDAVPVRAQVLRPGALAVDLMYGPAAAGFIAWAEAHGAAGRDGLGMLVEQAAEAFEAWRGVRPPAAQVLAELRASLAAGQ is encoded by the coding sequence ATGGACCTGTACTGCGTAATGGGCAACCCCGTCGAGCACAGCCGCTCGCCCCGCATCCATGCCCGATTTGCCGAGCTCTGCGGCCAGCAGCAGATGGCATACACCCGCCGGCTCGTGCCGATCGGTGCCTTTGCCGAAGGCGTCGCCAGCTTTCGGCGAGAAGCCGCTGAGCAGGGCAACGTCGCGCGCGGCTGCAATGTCACGGTGCCGTTCAAGTTCGACGCGGCCGCGCTTGCGCAGCACACCAGCGAACGCGCGCAGCTTGCGCAGGCGGTGAACATGCTGCGCTTCGAAGCGGACGGCAGCATTCATGCCGACAACACCGACGGCATCGGCCTGGTCAACGATATCGTGCGCAACGCCGCCGTACCTTTGGCAGGCTGCGAGCTGCTGCTCATCGGCGCAGGCGGCGCTGCAGCGGGCGTGCTGGGGCCGCTGCTCGATGCGGGCGCCTCGCGCATCGTGGTGGCCAACCGAACCGTCGGCAAGGCCATGGCCCTGGTGCAGCGACATGCGGCCTTGGCATTGCGCCACGGCGCCACGCTGGAAGCATGGGCGCTCGACGAAGTACCCGGCAATTTCGACGTGGTGATCAACGCCACCGCCTCCAGCCTTGCGGGCGATGCGGTGCCGGTGCGTGCGCAGGTGCTGCGCCCCGGCGCGCTCGCGGTCGACCTGATGTACGGGCCTGCCGCCGCCGGCTTCATTGCCTGGGCCGAAGCGCACGGCGCCGCAGGGCGCGACGGACTCGGCATGCTGGTCGAGCAAGCGGCCGAAGCCTTCGAGGCCTGGCGCGGCGTGCGCCCGCCCGCCGCACAGGTGCTGGCCGAACTGCGCGCCTCCCTCGCCGCCGGCCAATGA
- a CDS encoding energy transducer TonB, producing MNFRDLSTLQIALGVSVIAHAALLTVRFVDPESFNRVFSDTPLEVILVNSKTNDKPDATARVMAQTSLAGGGDLERGRATSPLPPSSFTAVGDSAEEAQRQVEAMQAQQMQLLAQLKRDLAAMPAPDPRVSGDPKEAVAREEKRRQMVELLAEIERRVNEENARPKKRYLSPSTREAAYAIYVDTLRRRIEVRGTENFPTAAGKKLYGQLKMTITINHDGKILDTVVDESSGDVTLDRRAKAIVHSIGNFGKFTDAMRKQTDQIVLQSRFKFTRDETIELSSQ from the coding sequence ATGAACTTCAGGGATCTGAGCACGCTGCAGATCGCACTCGGTGTGTCGGTCATCGCGCACGCCGCACTTCTGACGGTGCGTTTCGTCGACCCTGAATCGTTCAACCGGGTCTTCAGCGACACGCCGCTCGAGGTAATCCTGGTCAACAGCAAGACCAACGACAAGCCCGACGCCACGGCCCGGGTCATGGCGCAAACCTCGCTGGCGGGCGGCGGCGACCTCGAACGGGGCCGTGCCACCAGCCCGCTGCCGCCTTCGAGCTTTACCGCCGTGGGCGACTCCGCCGAGGAAGCGCAGCGCCAGGTCGAGGCCATGCAGGCGCAGCAGATGCAACTGCTCGCGCAGCTCAAGCGCGACCTGGCCGCCATGCCCGCCCCCGACCCGCGCGTTTCGGGCGATCCCAAAGAGGCCGTGGCACGCGAGGAAAAGCGGCGCCAGATGGTCGAGCTGCTGGCCGAGATCGAACGGCGTGTGAACGAAGAAAACGCCCGCCCCAAGAAGCGCTACCTGAGCCCTTCCACGCGCGAGGCGGCCTATGCCATCTACGTGGACACGCTGCGCCGCCGCATCGAGGTGCGGGGCACCGAGAACTTTCCCACGGCCGCCGGCAAGAAGCTCTACGGCCAGCTCAAGATGACGATCACCATCAACCACGACGGCAAGATCCTCGACACCGTGGTCGACGAAAGCTCGGGCGACGTCACCCTCGACCGGCGCGCCAAGGCCATCGTGCACAGCATCGGCAACTTCGGCAAGTTCACCGATGCAATGCGCAAGCAGACCGACCAGATCGTGCTGCAGTCGCGTTTCAAGTTCACACGCGACGAAACCATCGAGCTCTCTTCTCAATAG